Sequence from the Lusitaniella coriacea LEGE 07157 genome:
AGAATCTTCTGCCATTCCCCTATCCGCGCGCCAAGGGACGACATCGAAGGAAGGGGCATTCCCGTTAATTAAAAGTCTCAAAACCCCTCGTATTAAAGAAGTTCCCGCTCCAAAATTGCCCGCTTCTGAGCCATCTGAAACGGTGCAACCTCCTGTTGAGAGGATGTCCTTAGAAGAAATCGAACGACTCGAACAGGAGAATTATCCGCCAGAAACCATTGCTGCGGCGTTTATCGAGTTAGGAAATACTTACCGCGATCGCGTGTCTGGGGGAAAAGGGGACTCAGAAACCCTCAGCTACGCCATCCAAGCCTACGAAAGAGGGTTGCAATGGTCGGAAGATGATGCGCCGATGGTTGCAAATATCCTCAACGATCTGGGGAATTTTTACTGGATGCGATCTCGCAATGGGGGGAAACTCCCCGAAACCCTTGCAGATTTAGAACAAGCGGTTCAATATTACCAAGCCGCAGCCGAGAAACTGGGCAGTCCTGAAGCAGCCCCAGGACAGTACGCCATGATCCAAAATAACTTGGGCGCGGCCTATAGCGATCTGTCTCGCTACGGCGAAAGTGCGGATTGGTTGCAACTCTCCATCAGCGCTTACGAAGAAGCCTTGCGCTATCGTCCCGCAGCCGTCGATCCTCAAAAATACGGTTCCACTCAAAACAACTTAGGGACGGCGTATTGGCATTTAGCGCAGTATCAAGATCCCTTAAATCATTTAAAGCGCGCGATCGCGTCCTACGAAGAATCTCTCACCTATTACTCCCCCGAAACCGCATCGATGCAATGGGCAATGATTCAAAATAATTTGGGAACGGCATATTGGAATCTCGCGCAGTACGAACAACCCGAACAATGTTTGCAGCGTTCCATTGAATGCTACCAAGCCAGCCTGCAATATCGCACGCCAGAAACCGTCCCCGCCGCCCATGCTGCCACGCAAAATAACTTAGGAACCACCTACTGGCACTTGAGTGAGTTGGAGGGAATGCCCCCAGAACAGCAACAGGAATCCCTAGAACGCGCGATCGCGGCTTATCAATTCGCCCTCAGCGTCGCGGAAGAACTCGCGCACCAAGACCCTCCTATCCCCGTCAACTTCGATCTCGCCGCCACCTACAACAATCTCGGTTTAGTTCGCTATCAACTCGCCACTAATGACGAATTCTCCATCGAGATTCCACGCAAAGATGAATACCTCGAAGCAGCGCTTAAGAATCACATCCAAGCCGCAACCCTGGTTGAGTCTCCCAGCGAAACTTATAACACGACGATTAATTATATGGTGAGAGCCATTCGCCTCTTCTACCAAAAAGGCGACCTCGTAGGTCAAAATCGCGCTCTTTCCCTCGTTCCCGGTCAATTTTTACCCGCGATCCTACCTCGTTTGTAAGTGGAGGCTCATCACTTCAGTCATCAGTTATCGGCGCCTGACGGCGAAGCTTTTACAGTGAGGCTGTTGAGGTATTGGCGGGCTGCGTTGTTGTCGTCGGGGAAAGTTAAGAAGGTGCGAGGGTTAGTTCTTGGATGGTAATTTCTGGGGTGCGCATTGAAGTTGAAGATTTACAATAGTAAGCTAAGAAGAAGAAATAATTATTTATGCATTAAGCTGCATATTACGAGGCAAAAAATGAGAAAAGTTTGCTACAACGCGATATTCCCAGATGATAGCAGAGAAACCATAAATAACTGCGAGCTAGTTGATTTCTTATTCGAGTTACCAATCTTACTGAATTTTGGATGCATACCTCCTTCAAGAGTTATCAACTCGTTACTTTTAAAGGGTGAGTTGAATTCTGGAATGGGAGGGTCTTTAGAATGGGAAGTATTTCAGTTAGAAGAAGATGAATATGTGACTCTAGTTGATTCATTATTAAAGCAACCTAATTTAGATATTTTTACAGATAAAGATTTTCAAAACATTGAAGATTTAGATAAATGGGTTATATCCATTTTTCTCAAATATTACAAAGGAAATAATGAAATGCTAAAGGTAGCCGAAGATTATTATCAAGAAAAATTTGGACATAGCTAGTCATTAGACTTAGTGGTAATGATACAGCTATACCTTATTTCAAGAAAGGTATCAGTCATCAGCGACCAATGAGCGCAATCGC
This genomic interval carries:
- a CDS encoding tetratricopeptide repeat protein; translation: MTRNAPLFIAVTKTASPETATLNLQAYQRLQLSLLLGLRRQILIAVCDNSQLRDHLAQQLHDELEKPPRYPHLVSLDLNLENPAFLTQVGQWLKQYPQAQHSKVPCTFQILGIEKLTRQPAIVQRRFLRHLQTIARYLPQLNINLLLWLPRPWFHNVKQSVPEFWRWRTGIFEFEGELMVPPAIQSAIEVLKESLQGIPAKIEDVPESSAIPLSARQGTTSKEGAFPLIKSLKTPRIKEVPAPKLPASEPSETVQPPVERMSLEEIERLEQENYPPETIAAAFIELGNTYRDRVSGGKGDSETLSYAIQAYERGLQWSEDDAPMVANILNDLGNFYWMRSRNGGKLPETLADLEQAVQYYQAAAEKLGSPEAAPGQYAMIQNNLGAAYSDLSRYGESADWLQLSISAYEEALRYRPAAVDPQKYGSTQNNLGTAYWHLAQYQDPLNHLKRAIASYEESLTYYSPETASMQWAMIQNNLGTAYWNLAQYEQPEQCLQRSIECYQASLQYRTPETVPAAHAATQNNLGTTYWHLSELEGMPPEQQQESLERAIAAYQFALSVAEELAHQDPPIPVNFDLAATYNNLGLVRYQLATNDEFSIEIPRKDEYLEAALKNHIQAATLVESPSETYNTTINYMVRAIRLFYQKGDLVGQNRALSLVPGQFLPAILPRL